A genome region from Chryseobacterium sp. G0186 includes the following:
- a CDS encoding biliverdin-producing heme oxygenase translates to MVSEYLKQNTAEYHDAAEKLFNSEKIFNKTFTLEDYKKIIHTNYLMLLHSEDKIFNSLSGKYAEKLQLDNRKKLSLIEKDLKSLSLENQAVSHPLEFENEHEALGAMYVIEGSTLGGNVIAKQLSKTEGFDEVTFNFFGCYQENTGPMWKNFKEVLDTEVAEENYNEVLSGAKKLYTFLLNVN, encoded by the coding sequence ATGGTATCAGAATATCTTAAACAAAACACCGCAGAATATCACGATGCAGCTGAGAAACTTTTTAATTCTGAAAAAATTTTTAATAAAACCTTCACTTTAGAAGATTATAAAAAGATCATCCATACCAATTATCTGATGCTTCTTCACAGTGAAGATAAAATATTCAACAGTCTTTCTGGTAAGTATGCAGAAAAACTTCAACTTGATAACAGAAAGAAGCTCTCCCTTATTGAAAAGGATCTTAAAAGCCTTTCTCTGGAAAATCAGGCCGTATCTCACCCCCTTGAATTTGAAAATGAGCACGAAGCTTTAGGAGCGATGTATGTTATCGAGGGTTCTACATTGGGTGGAAACGTTATTGCCAAGCAACTTTCCAAAACGGAGGGATTTGATGAGGTGACTTTTAATTTCTTTGGATGTTATCAGGAGAATACGGGACCAATGTGGAAGAACTTCAAGGAGGTTTTGGACACTGAAGTGGCAGAGGAAAACTATAATGAGGTGCTTTCCGGAGCCAAAAAACTATACACGTTTTTACTGAACGTCAACTAA
- a CDS encoding ATP-binding protein: MNFVECHEEPIHIPGSIQSFGYLIGIDAESHSITFFSRNIVDIFKIGNLDALFGRRLSDFPESFQHIVDSDIYTSLNRFTRRENETYFDKIFIDQKEYHFSVFRSGSYIFLEFEEVLINPDKRISNKYDNFYVIDNEKELWNHLLETLSKVVNYDRMMVYKFMMDGSGKVIAEKKDEEMESFLGLHYPESDIPRQARELYLKKRKRIFSNVHTEMVPIVSKNNEKIDLSFSGSRGMSPVHQQYLKNSGVSSSFSVSIIIDNHLWGLVTCQNVEPKHVDLEDRVQAGIFTALAANAYSSFKSKNELNYCLELNEKVSQLKTKFLKHHNLFDSLIESKNEIKNLPDADGLAIVSDENIITDGVTPSLATINDIVNWALESTTDRIYVNRSFLKNHGEELSLSENAAGIIIYFIERDKNEMLIWFRKEFDEHINWAGNPEKKIGVFSQNGEDKHMVSPRTSFHIFTENIKGYSRRWNSRNVSAVQAVRDLILETSHKNYNAIKRLNDELKKVNEELDSFSYTISHDLGTPLTVMKLNAQMLLGQLTDDSEKSKTKINTIIEEIDNMAEMMKDVLQLSRAKHSDIQLESLTTSHTIQKISENAKLTYGSPKSKVVIRECPDVMADKTLLHQVFLNIINNAVKYSSHKELPIVEIEGTEDGQTIIYRISDNGIGIPEEEKHKMFKIFNRMDNAKKFKGNGIGLSIVHRIMKRIGGNVDYESNKEGTSFILTFKKPYI, encoded by the coding sequence ATGAATTTTGTAGAATGCCATGAAGAACCTATCCATATTCCAGGCTCTATACAAAGTTTTGGCTATTTGATTGGCATTGATGCGGAGTCCCATTCCATTACTTTTTTCAGCAGGAATATTGTGGATATATTTAAGATCGGAAACCTTGATGCGTTGTTCGGCAGGAGGCTTTCTGATTTTCCGGAAAGCTTTCAGCATATAGTTGATTCAGATATTTATACCTCACTGAACAGATTCACAAGAAGAGAAAATGAAACGTATTTTGATAAGATCTTTATTGATCAGAAAGAATATCATTTTTCGGTTTTCAGAAGCGGAAGTTACATCTTTCTCGAATTTGAAGAAGTTTTAATCAATCCTGATAAACGTATTTCCAATAAATATGACAACTTTTACGTCATAGACAACGAAAAAGAACTTTGGAACCACCTGTTGGAAACCCTTTCCAAAGTGGTGAATTATGACCGGATGATGGTTTATAAATTTATGATGGATGGCTCGGGAAAAGTGATTGCCGAAAAGAAAGATGAGGAAATGGAAAGCTTCCTTGGACTTCATTACCCAGAATCGGATATCCCAAGACAGGCCAGGGAGCTTTATCTAAAAAAAAGAAAAAGAATTTTCAGTAATGTGCATACTGAGATGGTTCCTATTGTAAGTAAGAACAACGAAAAGATTGATCTCAGCTTTTCAGGATCACGGGGAATGTCTCCTGTTCATCAGCAATATCTTAAGAACTCCGGGGTTTCTTCCAGCTTCAGTGTTTCCATAATTATTGATAATCATCTTTGGGGATTGGTGACTTGCCAGAATGTTGAGCCTAAACATGTAGACCTTGAAGATAGGGTACAGGCCGGTATTTTTACAGCCTTGGCAGCGAATGCTTATTCCTCCTTTAAATCCAAAAACGAATTAAACTACTGTTTGGAGCTGAATGAAAAAGTATCTCAGTTGAAAACGAAGTTTTTAAAACACCATAATTTATTTGATTCTCTGATTGAAAGTAAGAATGAGATCAAAAATTTACCGGATGCAGACGGTCTGGCGATTGTTTCAGATGAAAATATCATTACTGATGGAGTCACTCCTTCATTGGCTACCATCAATGATATTGTAAACTGGGCATTGGAGAGCACCACAGACCGTATTTATGTGAACCGTAGCTTCCTGAAAAATCATGGAGAAGAGCTGAGCCTGTCCGAAAATGCAGCAGGAATTATCATTTATTTTATTGAAAGAGACAAAAATGAAATGCTGATCTGGTTCCGTAAAGAATTTGATGAGCATATCAATTGGGCTGGTAATCCGGAGAAAAAAATAGGAGTGTTTTCTCAGAATGGGGAAGATAAGCATATGGTCTCACCCAGAACTTCATTCCATATTTTTACAGAAAATATTAAAGGATACTCCAGAAGATGGAATTCCAGAAATGTGAGTGCAGTGCAGGCGGTAAGAGATTTAATTCTGGAAACTTCCCATAAAAACTATAATGCAATCAAAAGGCTTAATGATGAGCTTAAAAAGGTGAATGAGGAACTGGATAGTTTTTCTTACACCATCTCGCATGACCTAGGAACTCCTTTAACGGTAATGAAGCTGAATGCTCAGATGCTTTTGGGGCAACTTACTGATGATTCTGAAAAGAGTAAAACGAAGATCAATACCATCATTGAGGAAATCGACAATATGGCTGAAATGATGAAAGATGTGCTACAGCTCAGCCGTGCCAAGCATAGTGATATTCAGCTTGAAAGTCTTACTACATCCCATACGATCCAAAAGATTTCCGAAAATGCCAAGCTTACCTACGGAAGCCCGAAAAGTAAGGTTGTCATTAGGGAATGTCCTGATGTAATGGCAGATAAAACGTTGCTTCATCAGGTATTTTTAAATATTATCAATAATGCAGTCAAATATTCTTCTCATAAGGAGCTTCCGATTGTGGAAATTGAAGGAACGGAAGATGGGCAAACCATTATTTACAGGATTTCAGATAACGGAATTGGTATTCCTGAGGAAGAGAAGCATAAAATGTTCAAGATCTTCAACAGAATGGACAATGCGAAGAAATTCAAAGGGAACGGGATAGGCTTGTCTATTGTACACCGCATCATGAAAAGGATTGGAGGAAATGTAGATTATGAGAGTAATAAAGAGGGAACTTCTTTCATTTTAACGTTCAAAAAGCCTTACATTTGA
- a CDS encoding linear amide C-N hydrolase, which translates to MKKFPLILFSLVLSIGLWNPSEACTRVVYKGPQNTILTARSMDWRDEIPANLWVFPKGIDRTGQTGPKSIKWTSKYGSLISSTWDIASADGMNEKGLVANMLWLGESQYPKFDAKGGKKGLAISLWAQYYLDNFSTVKEAVDFSRKEPFVVVSDNIPGTERFTTVHLSISDASGDNAVFEYINGKLVIHHDPSYTVMTNSPIFDEQLALNNYWKGIPGTVMLPGTNRAADRFVRASYYINAIPKTADTRTAVASVFSVIRNCSVPYGISSPTEPNISSTRWRSVSDQKNLVYYFETVFTPSTFWVDLKDFDLSAKGKVMKLDLSNYQTYHGKSNTDFKETPSFKFLGLE; encoded by the coding sequence ATGAAAAAGTTCCCATTAATTTTATTTTCTTTGGTCCTCTCTATAGGATTATGGAATCCATCAGAAGCATGTACACGAGTAGTGTATAAAGGTCCACAAAATACTATTCTTACAGCCCGTTCTATGGACTGGCGTGACGAGATCCCAGCCAACTTATGGGTTTTCCCAAAAGGAATAGACCGCACCGGACAAACCGGACCTAAATCTATAAAATGGACATCCAAATATGGCAGTCTCATCAGTTCTACCTGGGACATTGCTTCCGCAGACGGGATGAATGAAAAAGGATTAGTGGCCAATATGCTGTGGCTTGGAGAATCTCAATATCCAAAATTTGATGCCAAAGGGGGTAAAAAGGGACTTGCTATTTCTCTGTGGGCTCAATATTATCTTGATAATTTTTCAACGGTAAAAGAAGCGGTAGATTTTTCAAGAAAGGAACCATTCGTTGTTGTAAGTGATAATATCCCGGGGACAGAAAGATTTACAACAGTTCATCTTTCTATTTCTGATGCTTCAGGAGACAACGCGGTTTTCGAATACATCAACGGAAAATTGGTGATTCATCATGACCCCTCTTATACGGTAATGACCAACTCTCCTATTTTTGACGAGCAGCTTGCCTTAAATAATTATTGGAAAGGTATTCCGGGAACGGTAATGCTTCCGGGAACCAACCGAGCTGCAGACCGATTTGTAAGAGCTTCTTACTACATTAATGCAATACCAAAAACAGCAGATACCCGTACCGCTGTAGCCAGTGTTTTCAGTGTGATCAGAAACTGTTCTGTACCTTACGGAATTTCTTCCCCAACAGAACCTAATATTTCTTCTACAAGATGGCGTTCCGTATCTGATCAGAAAAATCTGGTCTATTACTTTGAAACCGTTTTTACACCAAGTACTTTCTGGGTAGACCTCAAGGACTTTGATCTAAGTGCCAAAGGAAAGGTGATGAAACTGGATCTTAGCAACTACCAAACGTACCACGGTAAGTCTAATACTGACTTCAAGGAAACCCCTTCATTCAAGTTCCTAGGCTTGGAATAA
- a CDS encoding porin, whose product MAFFSFKKRSLVLCILMGWFSANAQIQDSLQTKPQQEEENIKYPQLQIKGLFQARYLVGMSKDVDVNGLHHSDGSGTSNNFMLKYMRIQVRAQISKRTEVVALANLADFKNDPKGRVLENAYLKYTFSPKLAFTVGQFRPWFGIEETYPIDIIKSLDWSNQYSEFGKLGWTSFQIGLSATGQLKLGEIPFQYAVSVVNGNGKNQVNDNDNGKQYSTRLLFGLSEKYKFNVGLNGGIGEVFSKKIYAVGIDLSSMIQFDPRWSLDMQLEAKQATNHVLYNSIAPEVRPDNPDQYLVRGAYFLPNVRYEINHKNLSAFELSCRYEYLDTNFRMASNPRQTITPMVGLEFLKNYGARIQLGVQFDRYKYQVENTSQYNNNLFIVQVQSRF is encoded by the coding sequence ATGGCCTTTTTTTCATTCAAAAAGAGAAGCCTTGTTCTCTGCATTCTTATGGGCTGGTTTTCAGCAAATGCACAGATACAGGATTCTTTACAGACCAAACCTCAACAGGAAGAAGAGAATATAAAATATCCGCAGCTTCAGATTAAAGGGCTTTTTCAGGCACGCTATCTGGTGGGGATGAGTAAGGATGTAGATGTAAACGGGCTTCACCATTCTGATGGTTCCGGAACGAGCAATAACTTTATGCTTAAGTATATGAGGATCCAGGTTCGGGCCCAGATCAGTAAACGAACAGAGGTAGTTGCCTTGGCCAATCTGGCAGATTTTAAAAATGATCCTAAAGGCAGAGTCCTTGAAAATGCTTATCTGAAGTACACTTTCAGCCCTAAATTGGCTTTTACTGTAGGACAGTTCAGACCCTGGTTCGGTATTGAAGAGACCTATCCCATCGATATTATCAAGTCCCTGGATTGGTCTAATCAGTATTCAGAATTTGGGAAACTGGGCTGGACAAGCTTCCAGATAGGACTTTCTGCCACAGGACAGCTTAAATTAGGTGAAATTCCTTTTCAGTATGCTGTTTCTGTAGTGAACGGAAATGGAAAAAACCAAGTCAATGACAATGACAACGGAAAACAGTATTCTACCCGTTTATTGTTTGGGTTATCTGAGAAATATAAATTCAATGTAGGTCTGAATGGAGGTATCGGAGAAGTCTTCAGTAAAAAGATATACGCCGTTGGTATTGATCTCAGCTCCATGATCCAGTTTGATCCAAGATGGAGTCTTGATATGCAGCTGGAAGCTAAACAGGCTACCAATCACGTGCTGTACAACTCCATCGCTCCTGAGGTGAGACCGGATAATCCTGACCAATATTTAGTTCGTGGAGCTTACTTTCTTCCAAATGTAAGATACGAAATCAACCACAAAAACCTCAGCGCCTTTGAACTGTCTTGCCGATATGAATATCTTGATACAAATTTCAGGATGGCTTCCAACCCAAGACAAACAATTACTCCAATGGTGGGACTGGAATTCCTTAAAAATTATGGGGCAAGAATTCAGCTGGGAGTACAGTTTGACCGCTACAAATATCAGGTAGAAAACACTTCTCAATACAACAACAATCTATTCATCGTACAGGTACAGAGTAGATTCTAA